One Nymphaea colorata isolate Beijing-Zhang1983 chromosome 12, ASM883128v2, whole genome shotgun sequence genomic window, CACAAGAGTTAATCGTATTCTTCAGTGATGCATTAAGCGGGCATTTAAAAGCAGTCTCTCACTAGATCCAGAGATCCTTTTCCACACTAGacacaaatatattttcaacaTCCATTCGATTGAATacttttttcaaattaagaCAAGGAGAGATTGTTGCTTTTGCTGCTTTCTTACAGTAAGAGACGAGTAGCCACCAACTGTTAATTCAAAAAGTTTTGTGTTGCAGACGTTTCTTGAGCCTTGTCTCTTTTATGTGAATGTCATTTAGTTACCTACCTGCATTATATACTGAGTGAAATAAAAATCAACGTTTGTTAGCTTCCATTGTCCTGACCGCAACAATATCTCCATCTGGTTTTGAAATTAGCGAACTGACTAAAGTAATCACGGTCGCCGCAGTACATACTTAATTATCGAGGGAGACACATGCAGTTCTCCATATTAAATTCTTGACAGAAATCTCTTgttcaaacaaataatttgaaGTTTTGCCATCTGTGGTGAGTGCCAAAAACATGAATCCATGATCCAAACCTTGAATCTCAAACTGAGGCGGTCCCAGTGCCATAACTCTTGGATTCTCTAAACGCATGTTGATCTATCATTAATTgacaaataaagaagaagatctATATGTGCCAACAtgcttatattttataattcagCTCCTGACTTAGGGCGAGAAGAGGAAACCAAGTAAACAACTTGAGAAAAGAATCAGAATGAAGTTGTCAAATTCCTGATCTGCTGAAACATgacaattgtttcaaaatcgGATTCTTTCTAATAGATAAGAATCGATCGGCCGACGATGATCACCATGTTCTTGCAGATAGTTTAAGGGTAAAGCTGAGGTGAGTAATCTCATGAAAGTGACAGAGATCTCATTCTAAGGGAAATCTTGggcgagaaaaaaaattaatttctcgCCATGGATTCAAATTGCGGTTGTTAATCTTGTGGTGCCGGACAGTGGGGAATGTATACATTTATCTTCAAAATTTGTGATCAGTAAACAACgtataaaaccagaaaaaatcTTAAAGTTGTTTTATCTTGCTAATTTGGGTGAACGAGAAGGTGACCTCATTCCCACCATCCAAGCGTGAGCTAAAGTTCAGTTCATTCCCTTTGTCGTGAGGGGTATTAGTTGTTAAGATTTCTATAGCTTCTTCAACTTCTATATAAGACTAATATGTTGGTGTATGAAACTTTATCCATGCTGGATCTTTTGTAAGggcatttatgttattttgtacaaatgcgggtttcgCCCTAATTCTTATGTTGAGAGGAGGGCCGCAGTTTTATTGAATCCTCTCTGAAAGTGTCCGTTTTCTATCTGAGTGAATAGTAAAAGATTTGTGCAACCGTGGATGTAGGAGATTTTTgttccgaaccacgtaaatatttgtcttcttccttgttgtttCTAACCTCCTCTTGAGAATGCGAGAAAATAGTTTCGTGTTGTTCCTGATATAACCCCCACAGGATTCGAACTTGAGACATGCATTCAACACGCCCATGCCCCTTGAGTTGCTTTACCTTGCTAACTCATCCACAAAAACTGCAATGTTAAAAATGTAAGCACTTAGAAGCAAGGTACTGCCAACAACATATGAAAATACAAATATAAACTCAAGTGAGTAGAATAAACTTTTATCATCCAAAATGTTTCTTCAGTAAAAATACTCCTCCCATCTCCTTTGCCTTCCAAGCACGCTCTAGAAAAAGAGGCCATAATCATTTGAAAAAGCCTCATGTAACTAACggtttaatttatttaattcCTTTTAACCTACATCAGCTAATGACTACTATTAGTGAGATCCCATATATATTAGTCATGAACAAGGAAGATTTTGtaattaattctttttttaataaagacaAAGAAGGTTAAGCTGCCAACATGAGCTTTGTCAATCTAACCTATAATTAGACTTTTAGTCCTTGAAATGAAAGAGCCAGCAGCTTCTTTTGGTATAAACCGGTCTGAGCTCTGTAGCTATAGAGCTGGGATAGTAGCAAGGCCGACTGTAATGCTAAACTTCTCAAAGTGGGGCATTATATCAACTCCGGTAGAGTCATGAAGGCAAAGTTCGAAGAGAATGGTatccattgtcacatatatcgattacaggtattatacggcgagaactttttcgggtataatacgataaagttgtatatctcttggcaaatttctaaaaattttaaaaaaaatctggaaattatataaaaaaaataaaatatatgaaaaattaataaaaatataaaaagacccatattataaatattttttcattatttttatattccgactttaaaaaaaaacatgtcttatTGCCATTTTATAGACTTGTTTTTGGCATATTTGTTGCGCCTTTTTCAATTAAGACGCTGTATTTGTGACAGTGATGGTATCACTAAGTTACGTTGCCGAGCGCATGCATTTCCGGTCAAGAAGATGCAGGCCGAGCTCTTCTCCGAGCATGCTTTGCTACAGCCGGATAGGTCACAAGGGAAACAAGAAGCAAGTTTTTTCACTAATCAGTGGATGGTTTTAGGTACTGAGCACTAAAATGAACCTGACATGGAATAAGACATGGTTTAGCCCAAAAGAACCGCCAAGATGTAGATGGCATGAAAAATATGCTGGCTCTTTGTGAAAAAGTAGATCAAGACAGCTCAGTTTTTTGTTGAACATGTGGACCCATATATAGTCACGAGGGTTTTTATTTGGTAACAGTAGCTAGGTTAGGAATTACttcattttacaacattgtatGTACCGAAAATCTAAGtaaaaattttctcttctttcttgcaGTATCAGTAAAATGAGACCCAGTTATACGCATGTGAAGTCAATCAAGTGAGCTTGTTCTTATGCGAGGAATTCAAATAATATTCCTGTTTTCCATGTAATCTGCCAAATCACGCATGTCcacaaaaacttgaaatcatGATCACAAACGAACCTGAAATCTCGAGCACTAATtgtgtgcatttttttgttctttcaatgGGAAGAACGATCTCCAGAGATCCTCAGTCTCTTCATCTAGTTTTTAAGATCTACCAAGAAATTTCATAGATCCAACAAAACTATTCCATATATGGACAAAGAAAAGGACACGGAGAAGTTCACAATACGGATAAACCCTCCATAATTGTTTGATGGAATGAAGAACTACCTACTGCTTAAAACAATACTGGATTTGATTTATCGGGGGACAACGTGACTTAACATATGGACATTACTTGTTCGCACTTACGGCTTGAAATTTCAACTCCATTACTTGATACATCAAACACCAATCATGCAGTATTTGAAGACCCcacatggatttgaaatcacctTGGCAATCGATCAGAAGCATCACGCATAGATGTTGATCAACCGACAAGCTTCTCTTACGCAATTATCATTACGTTTATCATAAATCAAGCAGGAGCACCAAAAAATGTTTTGTGGCCTATGATCATACATGATGATCATCAAGAACGAGAGGATATTGTTTTCTGCAATTTCATTTGGCATGATTTGCTGTATGTCATGTCATGCAGGACCACATTTATATCTCCGCGTATATCTTTAAAAACACCGCCGAGATGGCAACTTTTCATATTCAATAATTTGCTTTATGTCATATCATGCATGAATCATCCATTATGCGAAATGtgataattttttgaaatacaATTTGATCGTGCATGGTACTTGCGCGGATGTGGGCATCTCGTATACAGCATGGTAAGAATATGACGAATTAAAAAATGGACATGTGACTGTGACTTGAGGTGAAACAGTATATTTATCATGTTCATTGCAGTGACATAACTATTGCcttattttcttataaattaatatttcagcaacaaaaaaatgttgaagtGCTTTGGTTGCAATAGGAAAAGTTCAAAACATGCGCCTGAtcactttaattttttgctcTTAAAGTGATGTACGTACGAAACGAATTAAACCAAAGCTTTTGAAACTTCTGTTTGTTGTTTCACTAAAAGTATATTCTCTTCTCCCTTTTTGGTCAGTTGCCTTGTAAATTAAAGATATACATGGAGTAATAATAAGCTTACAATAAATTAAACATTAGGTGCTCCATCTTGGGCTAGGCAGCACAAAGAGAAAGATTTATGGGGTATAGGAAATTTGATACTGTCAGACCTTGATATCTGGTATCTTTCAGGAACAATTTATCATTTACTTGATATTTATCGCTAGGACCACTTGTAGTTactcatagtcacaaatatgaAAACATTTAAAGGTGCATGAATACTTCTATAAACCACTTATTTGGCAAAACATCATGATTTATGTATTACCATATCGAAGAGCCAATTTGTAatcattttttccttcataGCTTCGGTTTAAAATGATACAGCAACATTTTATGCAAcctctttgttttttcaaagaaattcaATAAGAAGTTGTAAACAACTATGAAAGCTTCTCTTCACCGCTGCTTGGCATTAGAAACAAGGTGCAAGTATTCTATGAATCTTTCTTaaaattggagtagattcataaaacacttgaacAAGTGTTTTCGttaatctacctcaattttgtggtagatttatgaaatactcaCATATTGTTTCTAACGCCAAACAACCCCTTCATAATTTCTCATTTCTCAGACAACACGGAGATTGGTGACCATGAATCGGATTCAAACTGAAGTTGGCGACTTACCAGCTAGACATTTCAAAGACAGACTGTGGTTATTGGCGTTTTATGTTATACTCGACTCAATTCCGAACCGACATCTAATATATCGAGCTGTCGTGAATCCGAACTGCATGCTTACATCTTTATAGGCCAACTTGGTATAAGTCCCTTTCAATAGGTCTCTGCGCTAATGGGATCTGGTCTCTTACCTATTGTTGATCTTTGATGGCGGAGTATATCAAGTTCTAACCTTTTAAGGAGCAACTAATGTATAAATAATATATTGTCATAATGTATTAATATAAGAATAAGCAAAATCATACGGGGAGCGTGGGCAATTCACACCAGCTAGCCTAGATGTAACTTCACCACCGGTGATTTTATGTGGGGTTggtcccactttttttttttttcaccgcCGGAAATAAGATAGAACAACTTGTTCTTTCACAGGTCCAAGCTTGGTGAGCACGTGACTGAGGGTTGAATGAAGGAGGTCATGATTCAATGTCGATTAGCATAGATGCATAAAGGTATATGTGTTATGCATATATCAAAGTTGTAATTGATTAAGCTTAAGACCTTCGAATTGCAGAAGAGCAAAAGTTTGGCTCAGATTTCAAGAAACCTGGTTGCCTTTCCTAACAACTTGCTTTTTCACGTCTGGGTTTCACACCAGTTTCCAAACTCTTGTTACCTACAGTGTTTcatgcagtggcggagccagcgtggggcaggtgtgggcgcctgcccacgccagctcAAGAAAACTCCATGTGAAATGGAGTCTCAACCCAGCTTCACGCCTGTGTTGCCCACGccaatatttgctttatttttaaaataacagaaatttttttcacaaactatgtactagtgccccatagccaaaaatttctgactccgccacTGGTTTCAtgcaattatttttcaaaaggttCATTCATCCGCTCTTCATGAATCGCTCTCAGTATCCTTTTCATTCGCTGGCAACAGCCGACTTAGAAGACGATGGTTATTAAGACCCCCAaccacttcctctttctcttccccaaaaagaaaagaaattgaccaatatctgattaaaaacaagaaaaaaatcagatgaacAATATGACACATGGTAGGCGTTTTCTTTAGGTACTTGAAGTATTAGTTCCGGTGGTCCTCCACCATTAAACGTAAAAAATGCACGGAGAAAGCCAAAATTTGAGCATAAAATAATGCCATGCACCCATTTCTATGGATGCTCGAATGCGTGATTTTCATTATTGCACCTTCTGATTCAACCACGGAAGATAAACGTCGCCATTGATTTGTGGCTATGCGTGCTGCAGCACCGTATAGCTCATTTATTTCCTTTCGGTAACGAGCAGAGTCGCTTGTGCAGAACCAGTTTATTCTGAAACCGTAGCTAATCACAAAACCTGCTTTTGCTTATAAAGGCCTCCGGATATTCGCTTCCCCCTTTGGCCGGAAAATTTTTTCCCCTTTAATTAGACAAGGGATGGAATATGAACTGCAGATCTCTTCAACCTGAATGTGCAGAGTGAGTCAGTTTAGCCAGTGTCCAGGGATTTATTTACGTATTTATTATCATTGGTACTCAATTACTAGCTAGTCAGATTTTTTCATCAACTCCAAGTTAGTCTTCATACATAAAACTTTCAACGTTAATAAGGTTTTACTGCTGCTCCCAGCGAAAATTCAGGACGGATTCGCCTTccatgaaaaaggaaagtaCTCAAGCGCCATGCAGAATAAAAAATCGTCATCGAATTCAAACCTGGTCCTTTTCATCCCTGTTTGGCAAGCACGAGGACTTCTGTACGTGAAACGAAAGCTAAGAAAGTGAAGCCCAACTCTGCAGAACTCATTTCCTTCCACACTAGAAAGCTTAATTTATTGCAAGCAGCAATGCTACAATATTGGACACAAGAAGCACATTTACTACATATATATGTGGGACACCATTCATTTTTGAAGTGAGAAATTTCTCATAACACGTACACGCAAACCTAAGGACCTAGTCTGCAGGACACCAACAACCAATAACAGAAGTCCAAGCCATCCCCATTACACAAAAGcagagaaagataaagaagagaaaagggaaaacgaaAATGAAACAGATTCAGGACGTGGGCACAAGCAGAAACATAAGCTTAATAACACTGATAGCCAGAAGGGGCCACTCTGCCGCATTCGTTGAGGAGCAAGCTGAGGGCGACAGGAACGTTGAGGTTGATGCCGAGAATGCTGGCCTTGATGGAAAGGCAGAGGCAAACTGCTGCGTCGAGGTCGGCCAGGCCCTTGATGAGGCTGCAGCACTGCTTGCTGCCCTCGCCGATGACCGCGTTCACCAGGCCATTCAGCACGTTAGCGCAGACTGACAACTTCAGGGTGTTCACGGGGCACTTGCTGGACGACGGGGGGCTGGTTGCGGGAACTGGGGGAGGCGGTGAAGAGGTGGCGGGTGGAGACTTTGATCTGCATGATGCACATGCAGATACACAGCTGAAAAAGAGAATGTTTAGGCACAGAAACACTGCAACCAGCCTGCTGGATGTGGAAGCCATTTCCTTTCTCTAActtcctctctatctctctctctgcttgtTGAGTTGAGGTGGGTATTGAAGGGTTTATGGCAGAGGGTTTTTATAGAAGCTGAAGATAGCCCTGAGAAAAAGGGTGGGGAGttaattattttggttttttgaggAAGAACAATTGAGACCCGTGTGACCACAGCTGCGGTGTATTAGCTGTCTGCAAATGGTGTTACCTGAGGGGCTTTTGGATGCATTCATCGGTGAGAAAGCTTCCTTTCACATTACAGCATTCACTGCTCTGTATTGTAGCTTTCGTTCTTGCCTTTTTCCATTGCGGTGGTTAGCATCTCCATTCATTTAGATGTGGGCGAGAAGCTTTCTGAATGAGGCAGTAATTTCTGGAGGCAGATTATGGTACTGCCTTTAACTTTAGCGGATGTTTCTCCTTGAAGTCTCTCGCACTTATGCGTGCGATTGGTGGTGAAACTGAAATCATCTACTCTTGTTGGTGGTCCGGGTGGTGCTCGCCGTGGCTAGCTGCGGTCAAGTCGGTTTGTCGCGGTTCAATTCCTGTGGCCGTCGTTTCTTCTCTCCCCCGCCCAGTTGAAGATGCTTGTGTACATGTCGGGGTCAAAAACGAAGATTGAAGGAGATTTACTGCTATCGATACGAAAATCGTCGATCGATATGTTCAAATGTCTTAAGAAACAATTGCTAAGTTTTCATCATGTGTTTTACGAACATTGAGCAGGTTTTATGAGCTTCAAAGAACTACCATTCAGAGGTTTCATGAATTAGTTTCATGACTTCGTTTTTTCCATCTGATTTTAATAGGACATTCAATATTTCCCTGgcatgaaaaaagggaaaaacaaatcgAATTCTTTTAAGCTGTAATTTGTCCAGAAAAAAACAGTTGGAGCCCTCTGAGACCGGCTTTCTTGTTTCTAATCTTGACTTTTTGCGTAGGGGTGGGGAGATTTTTTCTGAAtaatctttcttttgtttgtcgTTTGTTTTTCTGAATAGTCTTTCCTTTGTTTGTCGTTTGGTGTACGGGCAGGTGAAACTTCAGCTAAACCAGACACCCAGAAAAGGTTTCATGCCAATCAAACGCCCCTCATTAAGAGAAAGCATAATTCATCAAAGTAACGTTTCTTCGCCACAGGACTTCGTGTGTTCGCTAAACatattcatttttctcaaagCTTAAAAGGAGGATCCATTTACGTTCTACGACGTTTCAAAGACGCcggcaaaaaaatgttttgcaaCACCGCACAAACTAGCGTTGCTAACAGCAAAGAGGCACACAACTCCACTAAATTGATATCATGTGAATGTGCCGCTGAAGGCTATAGGCTGGCAGAACCCTCAGTGACGCTGAGGAAATCCCGCCATGAGGAACAGAAGCAGGCGGAACCTTTAGCGACAGCGACATGACATTTGATGCACCAGTAAAAACCTAACAAGCTTGTGGCTTGCAGCGGATGTAATGGGAGCTGACACATGTGGTGCTTACACTCAGTGACTCAAGTGTGCCCATTGGGCCAAAATTTCACGGCTCCACCACTACAAGTGGCGCGACAACATAGTATTACACAATGTCAAAGGCCAGCAGAACCATCAAGTGGAGTCAAGATATTTTTTACTGAAGGGCACTTGAATCATCAGCTCAAGTTTGATGTAGATGCAAAATATAACTTTTAAGTCATCACAATTTCGTTTCTAATTTTGGGtgcgaaatataatttttaagtcATCACAatgttttttccaatttttctaaTGAAACTTTCCCATGTATCTATGCCATTGCATGACACTGAAGGTCCTGTCACTAATGCCTATTTTCCGTTGCATTAATGAATATCACAGGTTTACTGGCGCTAATACTTTGTTTTGCCAGCTAGtgaacaagtgaaaaaaaaaaaaagaagagtatGCCGGTCCACGCAGTTGTTCCAAacctctcttcccctctctctctctcgctctctctttagCAAGAGAGCGAGTGGATCCTTTGGACTTTATTAGGACGTCAATAACAAATGCATGACATGGAAAAGAAGTACCGTGTTCCTGCGGAAAGCATTTATACCATTTCCATAGAATATGGCGCCTTGTCGGGGATGCACTGACCATTCCAAGTGGGATCAAGCATCTGTGGGCTCAATCATGTGCAGCCCATCAGTGAGTCGGATCGAGACAGATAAAACGAGCTAGGTCCAAAAATACAATCGGATGCGTCCAGGACCCTTTAATATGACGCAGaaatcatatatgtatattgaaaatgaaatgtagATCTCGAAATATTCAGTTTGAAGCACTGATGGGTAAATTGGCTCGAGCGAGTAGTTGAGGACTAGTGGTTTATGGTCCCTACGTTACGTACCCATGTGGATCTGAGCCATGTATTGGATCAGGTAACTATGTGCTAATGGATACGAATTCCCACATGATGCGAGCTTTGTTATGGAAAGATCTATGTCCAAGTTCAAGGCAGTGGCAAAGCCTCGttacttcttcttctctctcgctctttctctttctctctctctaaactattttccatgcatgcatgcatgcatgctgtttatttatttatgatttATTTTAACTAAGttatttgtttataaatatttttttttttcatcttgcaATGTATGATTAGTGTTAACTTATATTTGTTGCTCCGTTACTATGTGACGGTCGTCATCTTCGAAGAATCCGAGACCACGTCAAGATTGATGTATTTTCCATGCTCTCCTCTTTCCTATATTGATCAACTGTAGATCATAAATCTTGTTGTGATGCCCGGATGTcgttcaaaagaaagaaatcctGCTCACCTACATTTGTTTCATGCACAATGCATCTCCGGAAGATCCACGTATCACGCCACAATTATGTGTTTTTGTTCTggactttcatatatatatatatatatatatatatatatatatatatatatatatatatatatatatatagagagagagagagagagagagagaaagaaagagagagaagttggATCCTCTGGCCAGGCCAGGAGGGATCATCTCTCACCAAGGCCGTCCGATGAAATGAACAGGCTTAGCAGGAGGAATCTAGTGGTAAAATTTTGAGTGCTTGAGCAGAATTTCACTCGATCCATAAAGAAGTTGAAAACGCGAACAAAACGAAACAGAATAAGAAACGAAACTATTTCCACTAGTGAAAAGCTTACACGGAGAGGCCTCCGTCTTTGAACAGCAGGtagagaagaaagggaaatgacaACTTTGTTCCTATCCCATGACAAGAACTTGGATTTTCCACAGCAAAAAATTTAGACTGTTTCTAAACGAGTTTACTGATTAATTAGCCAAATAAccaatttaatttgttttcatGAAGTGCTAaaaaactttcttctttttcaaattaaatacaGCAATGCCTAACAGCTAGCATTCAATTAGtaaacattttaataaatatttcaaaaaatttcaacattttaaGAAGCAATCTTTGCAACCATTCAACATTTTTCTTCCCAACACCTTCCCATTTCCCATGATTTGGTAAAATAagatagaattttttttcatatgtgaaCAAGGAAGAAGGCAATCTTGCTATCTTGCATCATTGCTCTCTTGACTTGCCGCTATGCGTTATTTGgatgttttgttttgcttctttgaGAGTGACACAACGTTGGCTCGCTTTTCCACCACCCATCCCtctgagaaagaaagaagatgatcCCAAATGTGCGCAAAATTCTAAGGCCAAAATGTCGTATAACTTTAGACTTTCTTATATCTTATCTATAAGTATTTCCATGCCTATTCCATATATAGTCGACGTTTGGAACATCACTGTTTCCGTGTAATTTTTCGAGTGGCTGAGTTTTCTGTCGAAAATCAGATGGACACAGGAGCTATAAAAAGGAGTCTTCGATGAAAAAGTTGAAGTGAAACAGACCCTATACTTTATAACAATAAAAGGTTGAGTGAGATAGGGATGCACACCAATGTTGGAGTGAGCCCGAGTTTGGCTAGCTCGACCTctactcggctcaaaaaactcgaggtCATGTTCGGCTaaaactcgagttgagctccttatagcaagcttgagcttgattcgagtacacaaaatcgagcttaAGCTAGACACCTTTAACCAATTAAACTCGTTTAGGAGTTAGCTCGTTTAACGTTAACacgtgtaacttgtgaaaatttttttttgtcataaaagttaaaaccaatgAATCAGCTTTGGCAATATCATATAGAGTACCAGTTTGCAAGTTGAGTTgagtataaatgagtcgagttcctaaaactcgaactcgactcgtttatcgttTCGAATATTTTTATAAGCTCGAACTTGGCTTGTTTATAAATTAGTCGAGcacgagccgagttttttcAAGCGAGTTCGAGTGTAACCCAAGTTAGCTcagctcgttgtgcagccctagagTGAAAACTTTAGCTATGCAATGAGTCTCCTCCCTTACCACAAAACATTGTACCAGCTAATTAAATATTGAAGTTTCTCAAATAATATTCCTCGTATGTAAAATGTGGCAGTTGGGAACTAGTGGCAAATCCCTTGTGATATCCAAATTTTTTGTGTTggaatatttttaaacattttaattaaattaCTTTAtacgttttta contains:
- the LOC116265282 gene encoding pEARLI1-like lipid transfer protein 1 codes for the protein MASTSSRLVAVFLCLNILFFSCVSACASCRSKSPPATSSPPPPVPATSPPSSSKCPVNTLKLSVCANVLNGLVNAVIGEGSKQCCSLIKGLADLDAAVCLCLSIKASILGINLNVPVALSLLLNECGRVAPSGYQCY